Sequence from the Maribellus comscasis genome:
ACGCTTGCTTTTATCCATCCGCTTCCATTTCCGGTAGAATAGAAAGTACACGGATTTATATGAGGATTAGGAATATTGATGTTTGAGCTGGATGTCCAGGTAACAGTATTGCCGGCAGAGACATTATTCAGCGTGAAACTGGTACCTCCTGAACAAACCTTTGTTGTTGACTCTAATATAGTCGGTCCGGTTGGCTGAGCGGTCACCGAAAGTTCCTTTATTCCTTTAACTGTTGTATTGGAGTATGGGCTGGTTATTTCTACTTTAACCTTGCCTTTTGCAACGCCTGGCGTTGTGTTTAAACCAGTAACTTCCCCTGTATAAGTATTTCCCGATGCACAGACGTAACTATTGATATCTGCCCAGTTATAGGTTGCATTATTTATGTCAAGAGTAGTGACATCCGTTGCACATCCTTTGGCAACACTAGTTGGTAAACTATCAATAATGAGCTCATAGTATTCCAAATTAGTGGTGTATTCTCCAAATTCACATTCATAAGGATTATGTCGAACTAGCGGTCCAGATCCCCATTTAGAAATTACTTTAGATGTATTAATAGAATCAACAATCCCAGAATGAGAAGCTCCATAGTAATTTACTTTACCGTATTTCACAGGGCTATTTACCCTTTTATATGTTGCTCTTCCTCCATTAATTCCGTCCGTGTAATACTTTGCGGCATCATAATCACTTAGTATTCTCACAGTATCCCCACCATCTGACAAATGCCACGCATAACCATGACAATTATAAGTATTAGTACAAGAACCAATAATTTCTGCAGAATACCATTCATATGGAATAATAATAGAATCCACCCATAATGTATCTGCAGCTAATCGTATAGGAAGAGAAAATGTTTCTGGGAAATGTTCAACATTTACAGAATCTCCTGTTGGAGTGTATCGAATACTGCTTTGGCCAAAAGACCAAGAATAAATTATCATAAATAATATAGAAAATAAAATATGTTTCATTCTGATTTTGTTTTTAATTCGTTTATAAATTCAGTTGTCAAATTAAAAATTGAGGATTGAGCTTTTGCACCATCTTCCACATTTATAAAGAGGTTGCCATACTCCACCAAATTTTTTATAAGTATGCTTTGTTCCATACTATCCAGCAACGGTTGATACCCGTAAAAATACATCACCCGGCTCATGGCAAATGTGGGGCCTTCGATTGCAAACCATCCGATATCTCCTTTTCGAACTTCCTGTTTTATAAATAATTCGTCTAGCAGTGTTAATCGTTGTTCATCGGTAATATGTTTTAAATAAGCTTCCTGGGCCAGAAAGGTTTCGAGGCAATAAGTATAATATTTATAACCTCCAAAATGATATGGATCTAATTCCATATTATAGTTTACAGTATCAATCGATACATATTTGGCAATCAGGTACCCCACAGCATCAGTCCTTCCTTCAAGCTCAACAAACCATGAATATTTCTTTCTACACAAATCATACCCTTGTTGTAAACTGCTCGTGCCCGTCAGCATAATTATACTGGGAAAATTATACGAACCGGCTTCTACCAAATCTTCTGTACTCATACATGGCCAGAACTTATGAGGAATCTTCCCGGGCAAAGTATCGTTGTAAAAGCCCGTTGCATAAAATTCGCAGGAATCCAGCTCCGGTTCAGGTTCCGAGTCTAACAAGGGAGTATCGTTATTACATGAGATTATCGAAACAATCAAAAACAAAACTATTATATATGGTCTCATAACATTATTTTATAAATAATTCGATAGCTGTACAATGTATTCGGTCGAGTAATTCCTTATTGGCAGAGTTCCCCCTTTTGTTAAAAGTCGTTATTTCCGAAAAGTTACTGACCAGTGAACCGTATTCATCATATTTTTAAAATTCAAGAGTTCTGGACAAAATCAAACAAAGGTGGCAATTCCGTAATACGAATATTTGTCAAAAGCCTCCGACTTTGTTTATAAACAGAAGACACTTTTCGTACTAAAGGTACTAAATTCTCATCTTCCATATTTTCCAAAACATTTGTTTGAGACAATAACATTTCTATATAAGTAAATTCAAAACAAATCATACCTTGTTTTACCAGAGTTTTATATTGGTAAATATCCTCAGGCATCATTTTCTCATATATCTTTAATAGTTCTATTCCTGCATCTTTTCTGTTTTCCAATTCTCTAAATCCATTAAATACGGATTTTAAATAATCATAACCGGCCTGATTGTTATCGCGACTGGTAATTAAAATCCACCAGGGATAAGCGAGGCAGGTTTTAACCAGATTTCCGGTTGTCATTTCCGTTAAAATATCGCCCGAAATATTAAAGGCGTTAAGTCTTTCTGAGAACGAATTGAGCTGATTCCATTCTTCTGTCCCCGGATGAACCGGATAATTCCATGTTACTTCTTCTGTTTGTGCAAATGAAATAAATGGAACAAAAAAATTAAAGTAATAAATTTAAAATTCATAATTTTTTTGTTTAGTAATTGTTGGTTTTAATTAAAACTTAGGCTATAAAAAATTAGTGAAGCTTTTCTTCATATTCTGGGCAACCATGGTTACCGGGCGTGAGAGCGATAAAGAACGGGGCTGTTTGGAAGAACAGGCATTTCGGCCTCGTTGCAGCCAGGAAATGTTTTAAAAGATTTGGTTTACGGGGCATGTTTCATTTTTAGGTTTTTTTATGGTTACAAATTTCAGATGAGTTTAATTACCAAAAGGTTGTGTTAAGAAGCAGGGCAGGGAATATTCATGCCTTCCGGCGTGTAAATAAAAGTTTTTTGAGTGGCGGGTCCCAGTTTTTTAGTTTTATAAGTTTGTGAATTTCAGGTTCGTTTTTGTAAGTACATTCCACAAAATCCGGAAAAGTAACCTGGTAAACAATATGTTTCGTAACACAAAGCTGAAACTTACCTTTCCCAAAGGTTAGGATTTTTTGACATTTACAAACCACGCGAAGAAACCGCGCATGAGCAGAGCCATGCTTTCAGATTTTAAAGAAACTGAAAGATACGTCCGACTTCGAAGCTTTGAAAAATCTTTTGTGTATTTGAACTGTTGAGGTAAATCAAAAAACGAAAACCAATGGAGATTTTTTATTAAAAAAATATATAAGTAATTTATTCTGAGACAACTGCTTTTATTTTACTGCAATAGTTTCAATTTCAATAAGTACATTCAGCGGCAACTCTTTTACCGCAAATGCTGCCCGGGCTGGTTGATTCTCAGTATAAAACTGTCCGTATACCTCATTCATGTCTTTAAAGTCTTCCATATTTGCCAAAAGACAGGTCGATTTCACAACGTCTTTATATGAATATCCGGCAGCTTCCAAAATGGCTCCAATATTCTTTAATACCTGAACTGTTTGTTCCTTAATACCACCATAAGCAACCTTCATTGTTTCAGGGTCTAATGGAATCTGTCCTGAAATATATAGTGTATCCCCCACTTCAACAGCCTGGCTGTATGGCCCAATCGCTTTCGGAGCATTCGAGGTTTCAATAACTTTTTTCATCTTTTGTATTATTAATAATTATCGAAATAACTTCTGTTTTTTGTCAGTTTTAAATCTTTTAACAACGAAGATCTTGCATTAATTGTAAAACTGTAACTCCGTCTCTGACCAAAAGGAATAAAATTAAACACCATTTGCCAGCAATGCAAATCACGTGTGATATTAAAAGTAGTAAATGAAAACTCCCGGGCCATAATATCAAAATTTGTTGTCATACTCATACGCCACTTTTCCGTGAGGTTTAGGTTTCCCCTGAACCCCAGAGTCTGAGTAACAATATTATCTCCTCCTAAATAACTAGGGCCACGGTAATTAATGCTATAATCAATATTAAAATCCCAGGGCACGTTAAAATCGGCATAATTTGAATAATCACCGGGCAATATATTTTCCTCTTCAATAGCTTCCTTATTGGCCTGAGCCTGCTCTACTCCTTTTTTCGATTTAAATTGCAAACCAAATGAAAGGTTGGCCTGGGTAAATCTTCCGAATTTCGAAAAACCTTTCTTTTCACTCCAGGCGTATTTATTTACTCTTCCATCTTCATCAAGAATATATGGATCGAGCGTTGTTCCTGCATTTACACTAACGCCGGCAATAGTTGTCCTGGCCCGAATAGCTATAGGCGACAGGTTAAACGAATCGGCAACCAGATTGTAGGATGTACTAAAACTTAAATTATCAATCAATTTTACTTTTCTAAACTTCTGCTCTTCATCCGACTTCGTTGTATCTTTCACATCCAGAACCTTCATCTCCAAACTGTTGTTTAAAGAAAAAGAAACAGCACCTGAAGCTCCCTGGCTTGGAGAACCTCCGTAAATTCCACCATAGTTTACATCGTAATATCTTATTGTTCCGGCAGAATCGACTTGAACAGGCTGATAATAACCAAATTTTTCCTGCCCAAAATCGGGAGTATAACTAAAACTAACAGAGGGAGTCATTTTATGCCGGATAGCCTGCACCTTCGAGTCTGGATTTAAGGGCGAAAACATCCCGTAAATATTTGTTGAGGCACTCACGCTGTAAGAATAATCATAAACCCTGTTCAATCCGGTTAATGTATCTATTCTAACTGTATTTGCAAATACGGAAGGATTATCGAAATCGCCGTCGGGAACATAGGTATAGTTCATTTTCTTAAAATACCACTTTTCATTATAGCTAAAACTCGGGCTAAAATTGACATAGTTAAACAAATTAAAACTGGGCAATGAAATTGGAAGGTTGTGCTTTATCCCATTTTTCCAGTCTTTTGTAAAAGATGAACTCATGACCTCCCATTCTTTTGCATTCTGAAGCGCATTTCTGAGATTACCGGAATAATTGACTCCAAACTTCTCATACCACCGTACCGGACCCGCCCGGTTTTTTTTCCTAAAAGGATATACTTTGGCCATACTAAAAGTCATCTCTGGTAATGTGAGAGAAATGGTGGAATCGGTAGAATTTTGCGAGTGCCTCAAGTTTACCGACATATTAAACGGTGTATTTTCAAACTTTTTGGTATATGAAACACTCGACTGTTTTTGCGTACGCAAGTAGGTATCAGCGGTTAACGAATTTTGCTTATCGTATCCGCTGGTCGAAAAATTTACACTGGCTGAAAATGTCTGGTTCGGATTTGCTTTTGCATCCTGCGAATGTCGCCATGAAATAGCAAATTGATTTGATTTGCCATACGTGTCGGTTCCTTTTTCGCCTGTCGTATTTACATTATATTTAAAATCGAAATTTCCGTTAAACTTGTATCGTTTTCTGTAGTTGGTATTTAATTTTCCAGCCCATGAGCCTTTTGAATAAATATCTCCACGCAAGGCCAAATCGAAATATTGCCCGGCAGCCCAATAATAACCACCATCGCGAAGATAAAATCCACGATTGGCTTCCTCCCCGTATGCAGGAACAATAATTCCCGATGAATAAGTTGGTGTGCTTGGAAAATATCCAAAAGGAAGAAAGGGAAAATAAATTGGAAAATCTTCCAAAACCATATATGCGGGTCCCGTTATAATTTTGTTATTGGAAATAACTTTTGCTTTTGAAAGATGCAAATAGAAGTGCGGGTGCTCGGCATCGCAGGTTGTATATTTTCCGTCAGTTGCAAGAAATGCGTCATCCGATATCTTCTTGGTTCGTTCACTGTGAAAATAACCTTCTCCCTGCTCGGTAACAACCTCGGTAATTATTCCTTTTTTCGTTTCGAAATTATATCTCAGGGTTTTCGACTCAAATTCTTCATCTCCATCTTTAAAAACCGGTTTCTGAATAAGAGTTTCAGTTGAATCCAGAAGTCCTTCGGCATAAACCTCTTTGGTTTCCAAATCGAGTTCAATATAATAGGCCGTTAATTCAATTTGCTGATAAGTAACATGAGCATTGTTGTACATAAATACTTTTTGCCCGTCGAAGGATACAATTATAGAATCTTCTGCGTTATAATCAATGGGTGCTTCAATTACAGGAGGTACAATTGAGTCAATCTCAACTGTATCTACAGCTAAAGTATCCTGCACGGGAGTTTCGGAGAAAGTTGTGTCTTGCTGATTTGAATTTATTATACGAACATTTTTATCTGTTTCCTGGCCAAAAACAAATAGTGACAAGAGTATGAAAAGATATGTTAAACCTATTTTGTACAAATTGTTTTCTGAATTAAAACCTTTATTACCCGGCTTGCCGTGCAAAAATAAAAATAAGGGTTATACAAAAGCCCTAATAAATGCAAAATAATTCTAATATTTCTATTTTTGTTACCGAAATGAATTTTGTTATGAAACAAAGCTTATTCATATTTCTTATCATTTTTTCTTATTTGTCGCCGAAGTGCGCTGAAATACAGGGGAAAAACCCTACCCCATCTTTTCAGGATGAATCAAAAGTTTCAATAGTTGTTATTGATGCAGGACATGGAGGAAAAGATCCGGGGGCAGTTGTAGGTACAGCCCGCGAAAAAGATATTGTTTTGGATATCTCATTAAAACTCGGAGCCTATATCAAAGGCAGTTTCCCTGGTACCAAAGTAATTTATACGCGAGATAAAGACATTTTTGTTCCATTGTACCGGCGTGCCGAAATTGCAAACCGGAGCGATGCCGACCTGTTTATCTCCATCCATGCCAACTATGTATCAGCAAGGTCGGTCCAGGGAGCCGAAACTTTTGTTCTCGGACAACACCGAAGTGAGGATAACCTGGAGGTAGCAAAAAAGGAAAATTCGGTGATTTTACTCGAAGACAACTA
This genomic interval carries:
- a CDS encoding RidA family protein, encoding MKKVIETSNAPKAIGPYSQAVEVGDTLYISGQIPLDPETMKVAYGGIKEQTVQVLKNIGAILEAAGYSYKDVVKSTCLLANMEDFKDMNEVYGQFYTENQPARAAFAVKELPLNVLIEIETIAVK
- a CDS encoding putative LPS assembly protein LptD, producing the protein MSLFVFGQETDKNVRIINSNQQDTTFSETPVQDTLAVDTVEIDSIVPPVIEAPIDYNAEDSIIVSFDGQKVFMYNNAHVTYQQIELTAYYIELDLETKEVYAEGLLDSTETLIQKPVFKDGDEEFESKTLRYNFETKKGIITEVVTEQGEGYFHSERTKKISDDAFLATDGKYTTCDAEHPHFYLHLSKAKVISNNKIITGPAYMVLEDFPIYFPFLPFGYFPSTPTYSSGIIVPAYGEEANRGFYLRDGGYYWAAGQYFDLALRGDIYSKGSWAGKLNTNYRKRYKFNGNFDFKYNVNTTGEKGTDTYGKSNQFAISWRHSQDAKANPNQTFSASVNFSTSGYDKQNSLTADTYLRTQKQSSVSYTKKFENTPFNMSVNLRHSQNSTDSTISLTLPEMTFSMAKVYPFRKKNRAGPVRWYEKFGVNYSGNLRNALQNAKEWEVMSSSFTKDWKNGIKHNLPISLPSFNLFNYVNFSPSFSYNEKWYFKKMNYTYVPDGDFDNPSVFANTVRIDTLTGLNRVYDYSYSVSASTNIYGMFSPLNPDSKVQAIRHKMTPSVSFSYTPDFGQEKFGYYQPVQVDSAGTIRYYDVNYGGIYGGSPSQGASGAVSFSLNNSLEMKVLDVKDTTKSDEEQKFRKVKLIDNLSFSTSYNLVADSFNLSPIAIRARTTIAGVSVNAGTTLDPYILDEDGRVNKYAWSEKKGFSKFGRFTQANLSFGLQFKSKKGVEQAQANKEAIEEENILPGDYSNYADFNVPWDFNIDYSINYRGPSYLGGDNIVTQTLGFRGNLNLTEKWRMSMTTNFDIMAREFSFTTFNITRDLHCWQMVFNFIPFGQRRSYSFTINARSSLLKDLKLTKNRSYFDNY